Proteins from a genomic interval of Streptomyces fodineus:
- a CDS encoding class F sortase, translating into MSAFRLSELAEEEERRRKRAPWGVTALLLLSGLALIRNGSGEFDVGPPQPASAAAPDTRTAPDTRTGAATLAAAAAAPLGFSAVDRVRIPAIQVNAPVTPVGLNPDGWIGAPPPEDRNLAGWFTGAVSPGENGTAVVVGHVDNKQGPAVFYGLGALKKGDRIAVLRKDGKTAVFETYGVELFSKNGFPGARVYGSKGRPELRVITCGGGFSRQNGYDGNVVVFARLVAVS; encoded by the coding sequence ATGTCTGCGTTCAGGCTGTCCGAGCTTGCCGAAGAGGAGGAGCGGCGGAGGAAGCGCGCCCCGTGGGGCGTGACAGCGCTTCTTCTGCTGTCCGGCCTCGCGCTCATTCGCAATGGCTCCGGGGAGTTCGACGTCGGTCCGCCGCAGCCCGCCTCGGCCGCCGCCCCGGACACCCGTACCGCCCCGGACACCCGTACCGGCGCGGCCACCCTCGCCGCCGCGGCTGCGGCACCGCTCGGGTTCTCCGCCGTCGACCGGGTCCGGATCCCCGCGATCCAGGTGAACGCGCCGGTCACGCCCGTCGGCCTGAACCCGGACGGCTGGATCGGCGCGCCCCCGCCGGAGGACCGCAACCTGGCCGGCTGGTTCACCGGCGCGGTCTCCCCCGGCGAGAACGGCACCGCCGTCGTCGTCGGGCACGTCGACAACAAGCAGGGCCCCGCCGTGTTCTACGGCCTCGGGGCCCTGAAGAAGGGAGACCGGATCGCAGTCCTGCGCAAGGACGGAAAGACGGCGGTGTTCGAGACCTATGGGGTCGAGCTCTTCTCGAAGAACGGCTTTCCGGGCGCCCGGGTCTACGGCTCGAAGGGCCGGCCGGAACTGCGGGTCATCACCTGCGGCGGCGGTTTTTCCCGGCAGAACGGTTACGACGGGAATGTCGTCGTCTTCGCCCGCCTGGTCGCGGTGAGCTGA
- a CDS encoding polysaccharide deacetylase family protein — MQKDQLFTRRRMLFAGAAALGAAGTAGVLLAGGAEETAGTAAAPAPAHGPQARQTPKSSAFRLQPLTGDGPPRAAPRKLKVRKEPILRISGRGRHMMLTFDDGPDPDYTPHILDTLAKYDVPAMFFLCGECVVDNKELVARMAEEGHAVGNHTWTHPLLTALNRREIRDEMESTSDVIEDCYGERPQWFRAPYGAWNRAAFQLGAEMGMEPMAWTVDTTDWMEPGTDTIIDRVESGAAPGVVVLSHDAGGDRSQTVHAIREWLPHLLESGYHMTVPRRRA, encoded by the coding sequence ATGCAGAAGGATCAGTTGTTCACACGGCGCAGAATGCTGTTCGCCGGCGCCGCCGCGCTGGGGGCCGCGGGTACCGCCGGAGTCCTCCTCGCGGGCGGTGCCGAGGAAACCGCCGGAACCGCCGCCGCCCCCGCCCCGGCCCACGGTCCGCAGGCCCGTCAGACGCCCAAGTCGTCCGCCTTCCGGCTCCAGCCGCTCACGGGTGACGGACCGCCACGGGCCGCGCCGCGGAAACTGAAGGTCCGCAAGGAGCCCATCCTGCGGATCTCCGGGCGCGGCCGGCACATGATGCTGACCTTCGACGACGGCCCCGACCCCGACTACACCCCGCACATCCTGGACACCCTCGCCAAGTACGACGTGCCGGCGATGTTCTTCCTGTGCGGCGAGTGTGTCGTCGACAACAAGGAGCTGGTGGCCCGGATGGCCGAGGAGGGCCATGCCGTCGGCAACCACACCTGGACGCATCCGCTGCTGACCGCCCTCAACCGCAGGGAGATCCGCGACGAGATGGAGAGCACGAGCGACGTCATCGAGGACTGCTACGGCGAGCGCCCGCAGTGGTTCCGCGCGCCCTACGGCGCCTGGAACCGGGCCGCGTTCCAACTGGGCGCCGAGATGGGCATGGAGCCCATGGCCTGGACGGTCGACACCACCGACTGGATGGAACCCGGTACCGACACCATCATCGACCGGGTGGAGAGCGGCGCCGCCCCCGGGGTCGTGGTGCTCTCGCACGATGCCGGGGGCGACCGCTCGCAGACCGTCCACGCGATCCGGGAATGGCTGCCCCATCTCCTCGAGTCCGGATACCACATGACCGTGCCGCGCCGGCGCGCGTAG
- a CDS encoding DUF4239 domain-containing protein: MPDWLVLVLAMLGACAVVVVITLLRHKRAPEDEDPNETPDVIEYMTMWIGVVYAIVLGLAIAGVWEAHSSAQDHAQSEAQALHEISERVRVYPTDVRDRIRSDVNAYVAYVVDHEWKTMSRAEHVSDHGTQLLQKVRQDVTDYRPKNDFEAQAYQPLLDQMTAADQARNARADSTGPTMPPVVWWGLLTGAVVTIGMVFALQIRRTTRELVLAGLFSATIAFMLFLIWDFDAPYSRGIAVTAEPFVNMFPGVTG; the protein is encoded by the coding sequence TTGCCGGATTGGCTTGTTCTCGTCCTCGCGATGCTCGGGGCCTGTGCCGTGGTGGTGGTCATCACGCTCCTACGGCACAAGCGGGCTCCCGAGGACGAGGACCCCAACGAGACGCCGGACGTCATCGAGTACATGACCATGTGGATCGGCGTCGTGTACGCCATCGTCCTGGGGCTGGCCATCGCGGGCGTGTGGGAGGCCCACAGCTCCGCCCAGGACCACGCGCAGTCCGAGGCCCAGGCCCTGCACGAGATCTCGGAGCGGGTCCGGGTCTATCCGACGGACGTCCGTGACCGGATCCGGAGCGACGTCAACGCCTATGTCGCCTATGTCGTCGACCACGAGTGGAAGACGATGTCCCGCGCCGAGCACGTCTCCGACCACGGCACCCAGCTGCTGCAGAAGGTCCGCCAGGACGTCACCGACTACCGGCCGAAGAACGACTTCGAGGCGCAGGCATACCAGCCGCTGCTGGACCAGATGACCGCCGCCGACCAGGCACGCAACGCGCGCGCCGACTCCACCGGGCCCACCATGCCGCCGGTGGTGTGGTGGGGGCTGCTCACCGGGGCAGTGGTCACCATCGGCATGGTGTTCGCGCTGCAGATCCGCCGTACCACACGCGAACTGGTCCTGGCCGGGCTGTTCTCCGCGACCATCGCGTTCATGCTGTTCCTCATCTGGGACTTCGACGCCCCTTACAGCCGGGGCATCGCGGTGACCGCGGAACCGTTCGTGAACATGTTCCCGGGCGTGACCGGATAG